From a region of the Halomonas sp. HL-93 genome:
- a CDS encoding phosphate ABC transporter substrate-binding protein, with protein MWGLLFSLMVNTALAEVVVVVSAQNPTETLSRSELRDIYLGRLNRFSNGAAVEPFDQRESSPVYSEFYRYYLEMTPTQIKAHRSKLIFTGRGQPPPLVTNDVAMANTIATSPRAIGYLDSSITDERLRVVLIE; from the coding sequence ATGTGGGGCCTACTCTTCAGCCTAATGGTTAACACCGCCTTGGCTGAAGTGGTGGTAGTGGTCTCAGCACAAAACCCGACCGAGACCTTGTCGCGCTCTGAGCTCAGAGATATTTACTTGGGCAGGTTGAATCGCTTTTCCAATGGCGCTGCCGTGGAGCCTTTCGACCAGCGGGAGAGCTCACCTGTATATAGCGAGTTTTATCGATATTACTTGGAAATGACGCCCACTCAGATCAAGGCGCATAGGTCGAAGCTGATCTTCACTGGCCGTGGGCAGCCTCCGCCACTGGTTACCAACGACGTCGCTATGGCAAACACCATAGCGACGTCACCACGTGCCATTGGCTATCTCGATTCGAGTATCACTGATGAGAGACTACGGGTGGTGTTGATTGAATAA